In the Rhododendron vialii isolate Sample 1 chromosome 2a, ASM3025357v1 genome, ttgtccctATTCCTTAGTCCCTTTAGGGAGTCCGTGAcacttttcaattgatcatactatcttgcaatctataatttcttaggtgattttgaaaacatcgttTAAAGTGCTCATTGAGATCtgtcaaacaagatctatattgcatacaGTAAATacctccctccgtctcttatttagagttcagtattctattttggactgtctcttaataagtgttcattttgtaaagttagtaagtaaaagttaGTGCATCGTCTATTTTGTCCCCAaaaatagattccattttgaaaagttagcgagtaaaagtgtaatgatgatgggtaagtagagaaagtgaaggaaaaaattgatgtgaaaggtacaATGataatatctttttaataaattgaaattacgaagtaggacacttaaaaagggacgtaGAGAATAGTTCGCATTActaattaaaagttataatcaattttttatccGATCTTCTCAATAAACAAAACCGCACTGCTGCCGTCGACAATGTAAATTATGAGATCTGTCACCCAAACCCTCCtaatattattttgttcattttaaGAATCGGACACATCACCTGTTTGATTATAATTCAATATGAAGTTAGACTATAGGAACACGGCATGTTCCAATTGTATATAAATACTAGCAGTACTACTATGAAATACTACCTCCGTCTCCAAATGGTTGTCCGGTCTGTAAAacgagaactaaaaaataatgagttttttttaaggataaattcaaatttttttcgtaaacTAAAAGAAATCATCGATATGTAataagttattgaaaaaaaattgaatttttcgtGCAAAAATTGTaaagtattatttttatgtccTCGATTAGTAGAGCAGACAAAACATTATGGGACGAAGGGGAGTAGTGATTAAGGCTTGCATATAAAAGTACTTGAACTGGGTATACTATTTCTGTACAATTTAAATATAACATTTTGGGCAAATAAGAttataaaatgattaaaatccaCTCTTCTTGATGTTGGGGTCAGCATATTTATTTAATGCAGCATCTTGATTACTTTACTAAGGGGAGTGGATCATTAGTGAAAGTGACAAATTAAAAATGCACCATTAATAAGTAAGTGGATTATCCCTGACCAAAacaaaactataaaaaaaaaaagaaggaaagagggGTTAGGGTTAGTTTCAAGATTTGTTCAAGTCATTAttttaatgagagagagagagagagagagagagagagagagagagagaaaaaaggcaTATTTTGAGGGAAAATCCCATAATCTGTTTTGTTCTGGTTGTATTAGTATAAGCTTATTTTAATACTAGGAATTAATAATTGAGAAACTAACAGGACGAGAGATTATCCAGTGCTACAGAAGCGTTACTCCAGAAACCCTCTCCGGCATACATTCATTATGTGGGATCACTTTGTAACAAGATGTTCTTCACCAAGTCACAAATTCGCTTGCGGGTTTGCGAGCATGAAAGAGTATTGGAAACACATTCAAAATGGTTAAAACCTGCGAGGCCGAGAATCAGTGCACGACCGCAGTGCAAGAACTGAGAGCGAAAGTACAGAGCGTTTTGAAGAATTATAGTTTGATTTTGGTCCTTCAGAGGCAATTTAGATCTCTATAACACTGCTACCGGATCACTGAATAAATTCTCAACTAGGGGCCTCAACCGATGTTAGCATGAAGAGGATAATTAATAAATACTACCAAAGACTAAGAATCAAAATACATGCGCCACGTGGACACATTATCCAATGCGCTGACAagatttatagtaattttttaattagcaatttttcattgatatatatattcacattgTTTAGTCAATGGTCCGTACTGTTTTGCCGGctctttttttctatttattcaCGTTGTTTAGTCCGGTGACTCTTTTTAGACCACTGGACTTGAAATGAGGGGATCTGAGTGTCAAAATTCTGCAGTTCTAGGAAAGCAAGAGgtggtttttttcccctttccgaGAAACGGATGTTTAGATCAGGTTACACACACCTCGGCTAACTTCTAGACCCTAAAGTTAACGACACTGGAGGTGGACACCTAGTTCTTGGCGTTAATATAAGCTGCATGTtctcacagagagagagagagagagagagagagagagagagagagattaagcTGTTGTGTGTGTTATCACAGATACATGCTCCAACAGAGGGTCCAAAACACAACAAAGAGGAGCAAAGCAAATGATCTATGCCTTTCATATAATCTTCCCAAGTAGTTTACAATGACACTTCAATTTTCAGCCTAAAACCAATGCTTACCCAATTAAAGAAGGACAAAAGAGCCGTCAACCGCTAATCATCCTATACAAAGTCCCTGAAAGTCTAAAGGAACTCCCGATGGAGAATGTGTGCCTACAATGGCGAcaaagaggggagagagagagagatgcttgaAAAGTTCATTGAGACAAATGCTCAGACTCATTTGCGTGCTTTGATGCAATTTCCTTTTCCTGCTCTTTCTTCAGATATCTCTGTGCAGTTGAGGTCACGATCGTGGCGAAAAATTTCATAATCATGAGCCACACTACTGTGTTCCAAATCGAAGTAAACGAAAAATCCCACTTCTTCACCTGAGCGGAATATCGAAATAACAGGAGGGGAAAAAATCAGAACACAAATTTTGTGAAGTACAAAAAGAACGGAGAGAAACCATCTCCAACTTTGGAACTATCCACGCAAATGAACAAGATTTGAGAAAATCAGATATGGAAAGATGAGAACCTTGATGTTTGAGGGCATAGGAGGTGCGGTTGTCATATATTTAGCTCTCATTGCATGCAATTTTGGGATGACGGTTGGCAGGACGGAAGCGAAACCAGGTACAAGGCTGAACGCTCTAATCAACTCATTTTCGATCCAGTCAAGAAGTTGATTATTGCAAACGGATATAATGAACAACGTCTGCACAATATTAACAAACCAAACGCTGAATCAGAAGTCAAACTCGCAATCAATTTTAAGGTTCTATCCAGCTTTTTAGTAATAAACAGCAGATTGTCAACTTCTGTTTCATAGCCTTCGTATCGTTTTTTCCTtcaaaccaaagcaaacaaaGAACATATCCATTCTCCAAGTGCCAGAATCATGagcaaaaaagacaaaatacaGCAAAAGCTCGATAAACCAAAGATAAGATTCCTGCACCAAATAATTCTTGACACGAACCTGTATGTGAGTTTTAATGATTGCCTTCCCAATCAATGTTGCAAGAAAAAACTTCCAGAAAGGAACCCCAAATTGTCCGCACATGATACCAGCAAGGTCAAATAGAGGATTTGGCACCTAAAAGATACATCATTCAAGCAAAAACACATTACTAATGACTATGCCAACGCAAAAGGTCTAGATCAACTCCAAACTACTCACTTGGACAAATGGCTGTAGGaatgaatcataaaaatttgtaaaatgTTCAAAGCAGATATTAATACATAACTCAAATGTTAGGATAAACTAAAATCGTGTTACTACAAATTTCAAAAGGTAGGAATCACACATCATGTTATAGGAAGAAGTTATGCTAGAAAATGGGGAGGAAATCAAAACTCACCGAAGCAAGCACTAAAATTGTAAAGAAGCTCAAATATTGGGAATGCAGCAGGAACCAGCACTTGATCTGATTTAGATGAGTAGTTATGATTCCGATATCTTCAGTTGATGAAGCATCCAATTCTTCCATCGTGTCCAATTTGCTGCCTGACAGACGGGCTGCACAAAAGAAAGGTAATATGATACTGTTTTTGTTAACTTCAAGAATCCATTATTTCGGAAACTCGGGATAATATTTTCAGAAGTGTTTCCTGAAAACTGGCCGCTTTACAAGGAAATTCCTTACAGTAGTTTCTGAGAACATTACAGAAATGCATTACCAATATCCTTCACACGTCCGCCTTTTTCCAAGAACAGAGTAGTTTTCACAATCTATATAAACGCAAAATGCAAGGCCTCCTCAAAGGTTAAAATGTCTTCGAAGAATCTTAACGTTGTTTGATAATTTCACATATACCTATTTTGGTTTTCAGAAATGTTGAaattgtttcaataaaatttcctcATTAATCTTCCTTCCAATTAGTTATTTCATAAACATTAGTTTACAACCTCTTGGTGTCCaagaacattaaaaaaaaaaacatacatacCTGCTCTTGAAATAAAATACGGAGGAAGCTCCCCCAGTGCAGTCCCAATGCCCCATAGAACAGCCTCCATCTG is a window encoding:
- the LOC131310217 gene encoding vacuole membrane protein KMS1-like, translated to MGSKKKAARHKSPSPSVSQDTDMSIEGLHAKHQQELENLTLTTQPFKTLKFFILAVIKYLKRSVSYLLAHGGWLMVLCSVVVLVGILLFTIDGPHEKHVEEFLEYLQFGLWWVALGVASSIGLGSGLHTFVLYLGPHIALFTIKAVQCGRVDLKSAPYDTIQLNRGPSWLDKDCSEFGPSLFSSLDGSHVPLSMILPQIQMEAVLWGIGTALGELPPYFISRAARLSGSKLDTMEELDASSTEDIGIITTHLNQIKCWFLLHSQYLSFFTILVLASVPNPLFDLAGIMCGQFGVPFWKFFLATLIGKAIIKTHIQTLFIISVCNNQLLDWIENELIRAFSLVPGFASVLPTVIPKLHAMRAKYMTTAPPMPSNIKVKKWDFSFTSIWNTVVWLMIMKFFATIVTSTAQRYLKKEQEKEIASKHANESEHLSQ